A genomic window from Streptomyces sp. 846.5 includes:
- a CDS encoding class II aldolase/adducin family protein, producing the protein MTKPPPAPVPMDQLQFALPQKFETVEEERQHRKERLVVALRLFGKFGFEEGVAGHITARDPEWTDHFWVNPFGMSFKRITVSDLILVNHDGQVVQGRHHVNAAAFAIHSQVHAARPEVVAAAHSHSIHGKTLSALGELLEPITQDVCAFYEAHALFDDYTGVVLDREEGRRIAAALAGHKAVILRNHGLLTVGDSVDAAAWWFITMERSCQVQLMARAAGKPVLVDHDNAVITRDQLGNDLVAWINYQPLVAGHEDALVGAFE; encoded by the coding sequence ATGACCAAGCCGCCGCCTGCTCCGGTTCCCATGGATCAACTGCAGTTCGCGCTGCCGCAGAAGTTCGAGACCGTCGAGGAGGAGCGGCAGCACCGCAAGGAGCGGCTGGTGGTGGCGCTGCGGCTGTTCGGGAAGTTCGGCTTCGAGGAGGGCGTGGCCGGGCACATCACCGCCCGCGACCCCGAGTGGACCGACCACTTCTGGGTGAACCCGTTCGGGATGTCGTTCAAGCGGATCACGGTCAGCGATCTGATCCTGGTGAACCACGACGGCCAGGTCGTCCAGGGCCGTCACCATGTGAACGCCGCCGCCTTCGCGATCCACTCGCAGGTGCACGCCGCGCGCCCGGAGGTGGTCGCGGCCGCGCACAGCCACTCCATCCACGGCAAGACGCTGTCCGCGCTGGGCGAGCTGCTGGAGCCGATCACCCAGGACGTCTGCGCCTTCTACGAGGCCCATGCGCTGTTCGACGACTACACCGGCGTGGTCCTGGACCGGGAGGAGGGCCGCCGGATAGCCGCCGCGCTGGCCGGCCACAAGGCCGTCATCCTGCGCAACCACGGACTGCTGACCGTGGGCGACTCGGTGGACGCGGCCGCCTGGTGGTTCATCACCATGGAGCGGTCCTGCCAGGTGCAGCTGATGGCCAGAGCGGCGGGCAAGCCGGTCCTGGTGGACCACGATAACGCGGTGATCACCCGGGACCAGCTCGGCAACGACCTGGTGGCCTGGATCAACTACCAGCCGCTGGTCGCCGGGCACGAGGACGCGCTGGTCGGCGCGTTCGAGTAG
- a CDS encoding chorismate mutase produces MDTNISTNTNTLTPEQARAVIAEARGRIDELDQRIIELVRQRMGVSAEVQSARITTGGPRLALNRELEILARYRAALGPQGTEVAMQLLELCRGRA; encoded by the coding sequence ATGGACACCAACATCAGCACGAACACGAACACGCTCACCCCCGAGCAGGCCCGGGCGGTGATCGCCGAGGCGCGCGGGCGCATCGACGAGCTGGACCAGCGCATCATCGAACTGGTCCGGCAGCGGATGGGCGTCTCCGCCGAGGTCCAGTCCGCCCGGATCACCACCGGCGGCCCGCGGCTCGCGCTCAACCGCGAACTGGAGATCCTGGCCCGCTACCGTGCCGCGCTGGGCCCGCAGGGCACCGAGGTCGCGATGCAGTTGCTGGAGCTGTGCCGGGGCCGGGCCTGA
- the guaA gene encoding glutamine-hydrolyzing GMP synthase, producing the protein MATPDHQSTTPHEQDTVLVVDFGAQYAQLIARRVREARVYSEIVPSSMPVAEMLAKRPAAIILSGGPSSVYAEGAPVLERAIFEAGVPVFGMCYGFQLMAVALGGTVDNSGAREYGRTGLTVSRPGSTLFEGTPAEQSVWMSHGDACSAAPPGFTVTASTEVVPVAAFEDDARKLYGVQYHPEVLHTTHGQQILEHFLYRGAGIAPSWTTTNVVDEQVALIRAQVGDKRAICGLSGGVDSAVAAALVQKAVGAQLTCVYVDHGLMRKGESEQVEKDFVAATGVQLKVVDAEDRFLTALAGVSDPEQKRKIIGREFIRVFEQAASEIVAEAGASGESVEFLVQGTLYPDVVESGGGTGTANIKSHHNVGGLPEDLQFQLVEPLRKLFKDEVRMVGAELGLPEEIVQRQPFPGPGLGIRIVGEVTRARLDLLREADAIARAELTAAGLDRSIWQCPVVLLADVRSVGVQGDGRTYGHPVVLRPVSSEDAMTADWSRVPYEVLAKISTRITNEVPDVNRVVLDVTSKPPGTIEWE; encoded by the coding sequence ATCGCGACCCCCGACCACCAGTCGACGACTCCGCACGAGCAGGACACCGTGCTCGTCGTCGACTTCGGCGCCCAGTACGCCCAGCTCATCGCGCGCCGGGTCCGCGAGGCCCGGGTCTACAGCGAGATCGTCCCGTCGAGCATGCCGGTCGCCGAGATGCTGGCCAAGAGGCCCGCGGCGATCATCCTGTCCGGCGGGCCCTCCTCGGTGTACGCCGAGGGTGCCCCGGTGCTGGAGCGGGCGATCTTCGAGGCCGGGGTGCCGGTCTTCGGCATGTGCTACGGCTTCCAGCTGATGGCCGTGGCGCTCGGCGGCACCGTCGACAACAGCGGCGCCCGTGAGTACGGCCGGACCGGGCTGACCGTCTCCCGTCCCGGGTCGACCCTGTTCGAGGGGACCCCGGCCGAGCAGTCGGTGTGGATGTCGCACGGCGACGCCTGCTCCGCCGCTCCCCCCGGGTTCACCGTCACCGCCTCCACCGAGGTGGTCCCGGTCGCCGCGTTCGAGGACGACGCCCGCAAGCTCTACGGCGTCCAGTACCACCCCGAGGTGCTGCACACCACGCACGGCCAGCAGATCCTGGAGCACTTCCTCTACCGCGGCGCCGGTATCGCCCCGTCCTGGACCACGACCAATGTGGTGGACGAGCAGGTCGCGCTGATCCGCGCCCAGGTCGGCGACAAGCGGGCCATCTGCGGCCTCTCCGGCGGGGTGGACTCCGCGGTCGCCGCCGCGCTGGTGCAGAAGGCCGTCGGCGCTCAGCTGACCTGCGTGTACGTCGACCACGGGCTGATGCGCAAGGGCGAGTCCGAGCAGGTCGAGAAGGACTTCGTGGCGGCCACCGGCGTGCAGCTGAAGGTCGTCGACGCCGAGGATCGCTTCCTGACCGCGCTGGCCGGGGTGTCCGACCCGGAGCAGAAGCGCAAGATCATCGGCCGGGAGTTCATCCGGGTCTTCGAGCAGGCCGCCAGCGAGATCGTGGCCGAGGCCGGCGCCTCCGGCGAGTCGGTGGAGTTCCTGGTCCAGGGCACCCTCTACCCGGACGTGGTGGAGTCCGGCGGTGGCACCGGCACCGCCAACATCAAGTCGCACCACAATGTCGGCGGCCTCCCCGAGGACCTGCAGTTCCAGCTGGTCGAGCCGCTGCGCAAGCTGTTCAAGGACGAGGTCCGGATGGTCGGCGCCGAGCTCGGCCTGCCCGAGGAGATCGTCCAGCGGCAGCCCTTCCCCGGTCCGGGGCTCGGCATCCGCATCGTCGGCGAGGTCACCAGGGCCCGGCTCGACCTGCTCCGCGAGGCCGACGCCATCGCCCGCGCCGAGCTGACCGCGGCCGGCCTGGACCGCTCGATCTGGCAGTGCCCGGTGGTGCTGCTCGCCGACGTCCGCTCGGTCGGCGTCCAGGGCGACGGCCGCACCTACGGCCACCCGGTCGTGCTGCGCCCGGTCTCCTCCGAGGACGCCATGACGGCCGACTGGTCCCGGGTCCCCTACGAGGTGCTGGCCAAGATCTCGACGCGGATCACCAACGAGGTCCCGGACGTGAACCGGGTCGTACTGGACGTGACCAGCAAGCCCCCGGGCACCATCGAGTGGGAGTAG
- a CDS encoding class E sortase, with product MSAPPLDRPAVTAPPAPPEPPAVPSTAADPAPVRPRRPPVSPGRRRLLHIATVVSLSGFLLVGFAVYLLAFAGLQEQHFQSTSYKSFALDLGNAVAPTGSAPDGAPVAVIDIPAIGLHSTVVVEGTTGRDLMRGPGHRRDTALPGQQGVSVLYGRTVTFGGPFADITALRTGDRIYATTGQGRFSYTVDAFGDGGHPIRDTATARLVLVTGNSSWIPTGTTIVGARLDGTAAPNPGGRPAVVAQDRALAADDYGLAPLQLWSLALLGAVLLTTVGSRVWHPQAAYLAGAPVVMALLWSVYENAAALLPNLY from the coding sequence ATGAGCGCCCCGCCCCTGGACCGTCCGGCGGTCACCGCGCCTCCGGCGCCGCCCGAGCCCCCCGCGGTCCCCAGCACCGCGGCCGACCCGGCGCCGGTCCGCCCCCGCCGGCCCCCGGTGTCGCCGGGACGGCGGCGACTGCTCCACATCGCCACAGTCGTCAGCCTGTCGGGCTTCCTGCTGGTCGGCTTCGCCGTGTACCTGCTCGCCTTCGCGGGCCTGCAGGAGCAGCACTTCCAGTCCACCTCCTACAAGTCCTTCGCGCTGGACCTCGGCAACGCGGTGGCGCCGACCGGCAGCGCCCCCGACGGCGCGCCGGTCGCCGTCATCGACATCCCCGCCATCGGACTGCACTCGACCGTGGTCGTCGAGGGCACCACCGGACGGGACCTGATGCGCGGCCCCGGACACCGCAGGGACACCGCGCTGCCCGGTCAACAGGGCGTCAGCGTGCTCTACGGACGCACCGTCACCTTCGGCGGCCCGTTCGCCGACATCACCGCGCTCCGGACCGGGGACCGGATCTACGCCACCACCGGGCAGGGCCGGTTCAGCTACACCGTCGACGCCTTCGGCGACGGCGGCCACCCGATCAGGGACACCGCGACCGCACGGCTGGTCCTGGTCACCGGGAACTCCAGCTGGATCCCCACCGGCACGACGATCGTCGGCGCCCGGCTCGACGGCACGGCGGCGCCGAACCCGGGCGGCCGTCCGGCCGTGGTCGCCCAGGACAGGGCACTGGCCGCCGACGACTACGGGCTCGCGCCGCTGCAGTTGTGGTCGCTGGCGCTGCTGGGCGCGGTGCTGCTGACCACCGTCGGGTCAAGGGTGTGGCACCCGCAGGCGGCCTACCTGGCCGGAGCCCCGGTCGTGATGGCGCTGCTCTGGAGCGTCTACGAGAACGCGGCCGCGCTGCTTCCCAACCTCTACTGA
- a CDS encoding substrate-binding domain-containing protein: MSATPRGAGRPSRLLAVLVCAVALLLVQSGTADAATSLNGDGSSWAGPALDQWRQDVGPQGININFSPVGSAAGRQQWSLGQDDFTASDVPFRTHADAGMPTNGGQTFNGAENPVYDFSYVPVTAGGTAFMYHLTVGGKLVRNMRLSPATLVKIFTGAITYWDDPTIVHEYGSALPHTQITPVVRSDGSGATAQFTRYMEHTYKSQWDAYCQAQVHSTCGDYTEFFPRSGVMVAQNGSDVVADYIQSPTGEGTIGYDEYAYAKRANWPVVKVLNPAGYYTLPTASNVAVALTAARIRGVDDNTSPNDPNYLQQNLDGVYTNSDPRSYPVSSYSYLIVPRAGESRGVPPRFTTAKGSALSRYIGYILCAGQGEADQLGYSPIPRGLVKGGLLQVAHVPGNASGVDPNTLGNCPNPTFNAAGQLTVLTQAPQPSPCDKAGEPLTCTVQANGQPSTQGSGSGSGGSGSGTGGSSGSSGSTGGTGSSGGTGTSGTGGGASGGATGSASGSGGSTGGKVDPETGQVVPTSGTGTGSGDGSGNGAPATIVSLAGRHDDALLSSLTALELLAVVSVPPAVGGYLARRRRLLSLGAGAGPHPDGDSGGTGSGGSEEAGR; the protein is encoded by the coding sequence ATGTCAGCGACACCCCGCGGGGCCGGTCGCCCGTCGCGCCTGCTGGCTGTTCTGGTCTGTGCCGTCGCCCTGCTCCTGGTGCAGAGCGGCACTGCCGACGCCGCGACCTCGCTCAACGGTGACGGCTCCAGTTGGGCGGGGCCCGCGCTGGACCAGTGGCGGCAGGACGTGGGTCCGCAGGGAATCAACATCAACTTCTCGCCGGTCGGCTCCGCCGCCGGGCGCCAGCAGTGGAGCCTGGGCCAGGACGATTTCACCGCCTCCGACGTGCCGTTCCGTACCCATGCCGACGCCGGTATGCCGACCAACGGCGGGCAGACCTTCAACGGTGCGGAGAACCCGGTCTACGACTTCTCCTACGTCCCGGTCACGGCCGGCGGCACCGCGTTCATGTACCACCTCACCGTCGGCGGCAAGTTGGTCCGCAACATGCGGCTGTCGCCCGCCACCCTGGTGAAGATCTTCACCGGGGCGATCACCTACTGGGACGACCCGACGATCGTCCACGAGTACGGCAGCGCTCTGCCGCACACCCAGATCACCCCGGTGGTCCGCTCCGACGGATCGGGTGCGACCGCACAGTTCACCCGGTACATGGAGCACACCTACAAGTCCCAGTGGGACGCCTACTGCCAGGCCCAGGTCCATTCGACCTGCGGCGACTACACCGAGTTCTTCCCGCGGTCGGGCGTCATGGTCGCGCAGAACGGCTCCGACGTGGTCGCCGACTACATCCAGTCGCCCACCGGCGAGGGCACCATCGGGTACGACGAGTACGCCTACGCCAAGCGCGCCAACTGGCCCGTGGTGAAGGTGCTCAACCCGGCCGGGTACTACACCCTGCCGACCGCCTCCAATGTGGCCGTGGCGCTGACCGCGGCCAGGATCCGCGGCGTGGACGACAACACCTCGCCCAACGATCCCAACTACCTCCAGCAGAACCTGGACGGCGTCTACACCAACAGCGACCCGCGCTCCTATCCGGTCTCCAGCTACAGCTACCTGATCGTGCCGAGGGCCGGCGAGTCGCGTGGGGTGCCGCCGCGCTTCACCACGGCCAAGGGGTCGGCGCTCAGCCGCTACATCGGCTACATCCTCTGCGCCGGGCAGGGCGAGGCCGACCAGCTGGGGTACTCGCCGATCCCGCGCGGGCTGGTGAAGGGCGGTCTGCTCCAGGTCGCGCACGTCCCGGGGAACGCCAGCGGCGTCGACCCCAACACGCTCGGCAACTGCCCCAACCCGACCTTCAACGCGGCCGGACAGCTGACGGTGCTGACCCAGGCTCCGCAGCCGAGCCCGTGCGACAAGGCGGGAGAGCCGCTGACCTGCACGGTGCAGGCGAACGGGCAGCCCAGCACCCAGGGCAGCGGGTCGGGCTCCGGCGGTTCCGGCTCCGGGACGGGGGGCAGCAGCGGCTCGTCCGGCAGCACGGGCGGTACCGGCAGCAGCGGGGGGACGGGGACCTCGGGGACCGGCGGCGGGGCGAGTGGCGGCGCCACCGGTTCGGCCTCGGGCTCCGGAGGGTCCACCGGCGGAAAGGTCGATCCGGAAACCGGTCAGGTGGTCCCGACCTCGGGCACCGGGACCGGCAGCGGGGACGGATCCGGGAACGGGGCCCCCGCCACCATCGTCTCCCTGGCCGGACGGCACGACGACGCCCTGCTGAGCTCGCTCACCGCGCTCGAACTGCTCGCCGTCGTCAGCGTGCCCCCCGCTGTCGGCGGCTACCTGGCCCGGCGTCGGCGCCTCCTCTCCCTTGGCGCCGGCGCCGGGCCCCACCCCGACGGCGACAGCGGGGGTACCGGCAGCGGCGGCAGCGAGGAGGCAGGCCGATGA
- a CDS encoding ATP-binding protein, producing MRKLYRIPDGRMLGGVANGLAAHLGVGRFWVRVAFVVLLLGNGLGALLYAAFWFAVPMGLRAGAPPATTWQVGNIGPYSLEKQQRGLRRVRQLLQQTLQGEPTVDGRSAPGAGSTRPATGPGSAEDEEHRGPLLALIAVVAGLLVFLNTVTKQATSPYIWPILLAGLGVAVVWRQADDARWARWFSLGESKRSTTLLRTLAGVLLVAAGVVGFLFVSGTLSDFAKVAQAVLAVLAGALLLGGPYLLRMWQDLGTERGERIRAQERAEVAAHLHDSVLHTLTLIMRNAEDPKEVTRLARAQERDLRQWLYRRPSGADEAEAAADTLAECARKVAAEVEDLHGVPVEVIVVGDCPMDEGLVVQLQAAREALVNAAKYGGGEPVSMYAEVEGNTVWVFVRDRGPGFDLDSVPEDRMGVRGSIIGRMQRNGGHARVRPAPAGGTEVELEMERASEQ from the coding sequence GTGCGCAAGCTGTACCGGATCCCCGACGGGCGGATGCTCGGCGGGGTGGCCAACGGGCTCGCCGCACACCTCGGCGTCGGCCGGTTCTGGGTCCGGGTGGCGTTCGTGGTGCTGCTGCTGGGCAACGGGCTGGGTGCGCTGCTGTACGCGGCCTTCTGGTTCGCGGTGCCGATGGGGCTGCGCGCCGGGGCGCCGCCCGCGACGACCTGGCAGGTCGGGAACATCGGCCCGTACTCGCTGGAGAAGCAGCAGCGCGGGCTGCGGCGGGTCCGGCAGCTGCTGCAGCAGACCCTCCAGGGCGAGCCGACCGTGGACGGGCGGAGCGCCCCGGGCGCGGGCTCGACCCGTCCGGCGACGGGGCCGGGATCGGCGGAGGACGAGGAGCACCGCGGCCCGCTGCTTGCCTTGATCGCCGTCGTCGCCGGACTGCTGGTGTTCCTCAACACCGTGACCAAGCAGGCGACTTCGCCCTACATCTGGCCGATACTGCTGGCCGGTCTCGGCGTCGCCGTGGTGTGGCGGCAGGCCGACGACGCGCGCTGGGCGCGCTGGTTCTCGCTCGGCGAGAGCAAGCGCAGCACCACCCTGCTGCGGACCCTGGCCGGGGTGCTGCTGGTCGCCGCCGGGGTGGTCGGCTTCCTGTTCGTCTCCGGGACGCTCTCCGACTTCGCCAAGGTCGCGCAGGCCGTCCTCGCCGTCCTGGCCGGGGCGCTGCTGCTGGGCGGCCCCTATCTGCTGCGGATGTGGCAGGACCTGGGCACCGAGCGCGGCGAGCGGATCAGGGCGCAGGAACGAGCCGAGGTGGCCGCCCATCTGCACGACTCCGTGCTGCACACGCTCACCCTGATCATGCGCAACGCCGAGGACCCCAAGGAGGTGACCCGGCTGGCCCGGGCCCAGGAACGCGACCTGCGGCAGTGGCTCTACCGCCGGCCGTCCGGCGCCGACGAGGCCGAGGCGGCGGCGGACACCCTGGCCGAGTGCGCCCGCAAGGTCGCCGCCGAGGTGGAGGACCTGCACGGGGTGCCGGTCGAGGTGATCGTCGTCGGCGACTGCCCGATGGACGAGGGACTGGTGGTGCAGTTGCAGGCCGCCAGGGAGGCGCTGGTCAACGCGGCCAAGTACGGTGGCGGCGAGCCGGTCTCGATGTACGCCGAGGTCGAGGGGAACACCGTCTGGGTGTTCGTCCGCGACCGCGGCCCCGGTTTCGACCTGGACTCCGTGCCGGAGGACAGGATGGGCGTGCGCGGATCGATCATCGGTCGGATGCAGCGCAACGGCGGGCACGCGCGGGTACGTCCGGCTCCCGCCGGCGGTACCGAGGTCGAACTTGAGATGGAGAGGGCGAGCGAGCAATGA
- a CDS encoding DoxX family protein, with translation MDLSEKATRYALLPLRLFLGVTFIYAGLDKLTDSHYLAGLSDPASFATMTQGVKSGSPIGPLLDLALKAPTAFALAIAIGELAVGLGALFGLLGRVAAVGGVLLNLSFFLTVSWQVQPYYLGNDLIYLMAWLPLVLAGMPYLSLDGWLASRRRRSAGAQGLRSDSSSSSPSESRSVERSS, from the coding sequence ATGGATCTGTCAGAGAAGGCGACACGGTACGCTCTGCTGCCGCTCCGGCTCTTCCTGGGGGTGACCTTCATCTATGCCGGGCTGGACAAGCTCACCGACTCGCACTACCTGGCCGGGCTGAGCGATCCGGCCTCCTTCGCGACGATGACCCAGGGGGTCAAGTCCGGCAGCCCCATCGGGCCGCTGCTGGACCTGGCGCTGAAGGCGCCGACCGCCTTCGCCCTGGCCATCGCGATAGGCGAGCTGGCCGTGGGCCTCGGGGCGCTGTTCGGGCTGCTGGGGCGGGTGGCGGCGGTGGGCGGGGTGCTGCTGAACCTCAGCTTCTTCCTGACCGTCAGCTGGCAGGTGCAGCCCTACTACCTGGGCAATGACCTGATCTATCTGATGGCGTGGCTGCCGCTGGTGCTGGCCGGGATGCCGTACCTGTCCCTGGACGGATGGCTGGCGTCCCGGCGGCGCCGGTCGGCGGGGGCTCAGGGCCTGCGTTCGGACTCGTCGTCGAGCAGCCCGAGCGAGTCCCGGTCGGTGGAGAGGTCCTCGTAG
- a CDS encoding PspC domain-containing protein, translating to MKDDTPPPQAPPPAGPQPARAARPPLERSRDRRVVAGVCGGLGRHLDIDPVVFRVVIAVLCLSGGVGLFIYGLAWLIVPVEQTRRNELQRLLSGRVDGQSLGAVLVTVLGTGIFFSYMGSTGHIFPLTLIALLAFAALRYDPAKHPRRWEQPVTGAAEEAESAGGGVEGSVFGLKFRTSPPSAPPEQPTVPVPPPAPAWWQRADPMAKRSPEEATETEPQDGDSVLKDTAPTDAVPTSPPPPPPPPPAPAFAPVPAPRRSRQRSFLGSAFFFLAVITGSAVWWVAAKDNRPVNVLAVLAAALLVLGLGMVVCSLWGRGRSLAVWATLLTLAVAAVGAGPVHLRTAYQHQTWIPVAAAAVQPGYQLDGGDATLDLSGAAPAAGQTVSTRVHLGFGKLTVIVPPGTELKIDAHVGIGSIRLPDDSSAGGVSTNRTTDIAPEAAAKHGTVSLDLNVGVGDLEVTQ from the coding sequence ATGAAGGACGACACGCCTCCACCGCAGGCACCACCTCCGGCCGGCCCGCAACCGGCCCGCGCCGCACGGCCCCCGCTGGAGCGCAGCCGCGACCGCCGCGTGGTGGCCGGGGTCTGCGGCGGTCTGGGGCGGCACCTGGACATCGACCCGGTGGTGTTCCGGGTGGTGATCGCCGTGCTCTGCCTCTCCGGCGGGGTCGGCCTGTTCATCTACGGCCTGGCCTGGCTGATCGTCCCGGTCGAGCAGACCAGGCGGAACGAGCTGCAGCGGCTGCTGTCGGGCCGGGTGGACGGCCAGTCGCTGGGCGCGGTGCTGGTGACCGTGCTGGGCACCGGCATCTTCTTCTCCTACATGGGCAGCACCGGCCACATCTTCCCGCTGACCCTGATCGCGCTGCTGGCCTTCGCCGCACTGCGCTACGACCCGGCCAAGCACCCGCGCCGCTGGGAACAGCCGGTCACCGGTGCGGCCGAGGAGGCCGAGTCGGCCGGGGGCGGCGTGGAGGGCTCGGTCTTCGGTCTGAAGTTCCGCACCAGCCCGCCGTCGGCGCCGCCGGAGCAGCCCACCGTCCCGGTTCCGCCGCCGGCCCCGGCCTGGTGGCAGCGCGCCGACCCGATGGCCAAACGCTCCCCGGAGGAGGCCACGGAGACAGAGCCCCAGGACGGCGACAGCGTACTCAAAGACACCGCGCCCACCGATGCCGTACCGACATCCCCGCCTCCGCCCCCGCCACCCCCGCCGGCCCCCGCCTTCGCGCCGGTTCCGGCCCCCCGGCGGAGCCGTCAGCGCTCCTTCCTCGGCTCGGCCTTCTTCTTCCTCGCCGTCATCACCGGCAGCGCCGTCTGGTGGGTCGCCGCCAAGGACAACCGCCCGGTCAATGTGCTGGCCGTGCTCGCCGCGGCGCTGCTGGTGCTGGGGCTCGGCATGGTCGTCTGCTCCCTCTGGGGCCGGGGCCGCAGCCTGGCGGTGTGGGCGACGCTGCTCACCCTCGCCGTCGCCGCCGTCGGCGCGGGGCCGGTCCACCTGCGCACCGCGTACCAGCATCAGACCTGGATCCCGGTCGCCGCGGCCGCGGTGCAGCCGGGCTACCAACTGGACGGCGGCGACGCCACCCTCGACCTCAGCGGCGCCGCGCCGGCCGCCGGGCAGACCGTGAGCACCAGGGTCCACCTCGGCTTCGGCAAGCTCACCGTGATCGTGCCGCCCGGTACCGAGCTCAAGATCGACGCCCATGTCGGCATCGGCAGCATCCGGCTCCCGGACGACAGCAGCGCCGGCGGCGTCTCGACCAACCGCACCACGGACATCGCCCCCGAGGCCGCCGCCAAGCACGGCACCGTCAGCCTCGATCTGAACGTCGGGGTCGGAGACCTGGAGGTCACCCAGTGA
- a CDS encoding phosphate ABC transporter ATP-binding protein, translated as MESRGVSAWFGSHKVLDRVSLAMRPGEVTALIGPSGCGKSTYLRILNRMHEMVRGAALAGEVLLDGEDVYAPGRRPADVRRRIGMVFQRPNPFPAMSLYDNVASGLKLAGIKVSRDHRDHLVQSSLERAGLWNEVRNRLRTPGGSLSGGQQQRLCIARSLAVSPDVLLMDEPCSALDPTSTRRVEETIAELRGRLTIVIVTHNMQQALRVSQSCAFFLATHDTPGRIVEAGATGQLFGDPVDPRTADYVNGRFG; from the coding sequence ATGGAGAGCCGGGGCGTCTCCGCCTGGTTCGGCAGCCACAAGGTGCTCGACCGGGTCTCGTTGGCGATGCGGCCGGGCGAGGTCACCGCGCTGATCGGCCCGTCCGGCTGCGGCAAGTCCACCTATCTGCGGATCCTCAACCGGATGCACGAGATGGTCCGCGGCGCCGCCCTGGCCGGCGAGGTGCTGCTGGACGGGGAGGACGTCTATGCGCCGGGCCGGCGTCCGGCCGACGTGCGGCGCCGGATCGGGATGGTCTTCCAGCGGCCCAACCCCTTCCCCGCCATGTCCCTCTACGACAACGTCGCCAGTGGGCTGAAGCTCGCCGGGATCAAGGTGAGCCGGGACCACCGCGACCATCTGGTGCAGTCCAGCCTGGAGCGGGCCGGGCTGTGGAACGAGGTCCGCAACCGGCTTCGCACCCCCGGCGGCTCACTCTCCGGCGGCCAGCAGCAGCGGCTCTGCATCGCCCGCTCGCTGGCGGTCTCCCCGGACGTGCTGCTGATGGACGAGCCCTGCTCGGCGCTGGACCCCACGTCCACCCGGCGGGTCGAGGAGACCATCGCGGAGCTGCGCGGGCGGCTCACCATCGTGATCGTCACCCACAACATGCAGCAGGCCCTGCGGGTGTCGCAGTCCTGTGCCTTCTTCCTGGCGACCCATGACACCCCGGGCCGGATCGTCGAGGCGGGGGCCACCGGGCAGCTGTTCGGGGACCCGGTGGATCCGCGTACGGCGGACTACGTCAACGGTCGTTTCGGCTGA